Proteins encoded in a region of the Triticum dicoccoides isolate Atlit2015 ecotype Zavitan chromosome 3A, WEW_v2.0, whole genome shotgun sequence genome:
- the LOC119266969 gene encoding cleavage stimulation factor subunit 77-like, with translation MDIYNVEAAEILAHETLNLPIGEAAPIYEKLLATFPTAAKYWKQYVESYIVTNDEETAKQIFSRCLLTCPHINLWRCYINFIKKVNSKRGSEGLEETKKAFDFMLNYVGNDVASGPVWMEYIAFLKSMPVMTPQEESHRMTTIRKVYQKAILVPTSHVEQLWKDYDNFENSVSRTLAKGLLSEYQPKFNSAKAVYRERKKYIDDIDWNMLATPSTGSYKEEQQCLAWKRLLTFEKGNPQRIDVTAANRRITFTYEQCLMYLYHHPDVWYDYATWHAKNGSTDSAIKIFQRAVKALPGSEVLKYAFAELEESVGAIQPAKTIYESLVAENSSMSSLAHIQFIRFLRRTEGIEAARKYFLEVRKLPSCTYHVYVAYATMSFCLDKDAKVAQNVFEVGLKRFMQEPGYVLEYADFLCRLNDDRNVRALFERALSLLPPEESVEVWKRFAQFEQIYGDLSSMLKVEQRRKEALSRTSEDVVSSLENTLYDVVSRYNYMDLWPCSSKELDYLSRQEWLAKNMSKKADRSVMLTSGGGSTLDKGTIGVGANAKLLPQSTKVIRPETSRMVIYDPRQMKGPVISATSSGYTKEVDEIFKMLSPPLMSFITNLPAIEGPSPDIDIVLSVLLQSTLPTGHDVGKPSAPVPGRATTDISGPRNQNGSVRRPPKRKAVERQEEEDAAAAAQSRAMPDIFRLRQIQRSRGGGPAQSGSAAMSSGSMFSGEQSANSSS, from the exons ATGGACATCTACAACGTGGAGGCCGCCGAGATCCTCGCCCACGAGACCCTT AATCTCCCCATTGGCGAGGCCGCCCCCATCTACGAGAAGCTGCTAGCCACCTTCCCGACAGCG GCTAAGTACTGGAAGCAGTATGTGGAATCATACATTGTCACGAACGACGAGGAGACCGCCAAGCAGATATTCAGCAGATGCTTGCTCACCTGCCCTCATATTAATCTCTG GCGTTGTTACATCAACTTTATTAAAAAAGTAAACAGCAAAAGGGGCTCTGAGGGTCTGGAAGAGACAAAAAAGGCTTTTGATTTCATGCTTAACTATGTCG GCAATGATGTGGCATCTGGCCCCGTTTGGATGGAGTACATTGCATTCTTGAAGTCAATGCCG GTTATGACGCCCCAGGAAGAGTCACACCGCATGACTACTATACGTAAAGTATATCAGAAGGCAATTTTAGTTCCAACTAGTCATGTCGAGCAGCTATGGAAGGATTATGATAACTTCGAAAATTCAGTTAGCCGCACCTTG GCAAAAGGCTTGCTATCTGAGTATCAACCGAAGTTTAACAGTGCTAAGGCTGTATATAGAGAGCGTAAGAAGTATATTGATGATATTGATTGGAACATGCTGGCCACCCCCTCTACAGGCTCCTACAAG GAAGAGCAACAGTGTTTGGCATGGAAAAGACTTCTGACATTCGAGAA GGGGAATCCTCAAAGAATTGATGTTACAGCTGCTAATAGGCGTATTACCTTTACTTATGAGCAA TGCCTAATGTATCTATACCATCATCCTGATGTATGGTATGATTATGCTACATGGCATGCAAAGAATGGTTCTACGGATTCTGCAATCAAAATATTTCAGCGTGCTGTAAAAGCACTCCCTG GTTCCGAAGTACTAAAATATGCCTTTGCTGAACTGGAAGAGTCTGTAGGGGCGATCCAG CCTGCTAAGACAATATACGAGTCTCTTGTAGCTGAAAATTCAAGCATGTCATCACTTGCACACATTCAG TTTATTCGGTTTCTAAGGAGAACAGAAGGCATTGAAGCAGCTCGCAAGTACTTTTTGGAAGTTCGGAAGTTGCCAAGCTGCACTTATCATGTCTATGTTGCATATGCTACAATGTCGTTTTGCCTCGACAAAGATGCGAAG GTggctcaaaatgtttttgaagttggTTTAAAGCGATTTATGCAAGAACCAGGATATGTCCTCGA ATATGCAGACTTCCTGTGTCGCTTAAACGATGATAGAAATGTACGTGCATTGTTTGAGCGAGCTCTGAGCTTACTTCCTCCTGAGGAATCCGTAGAG GTATGGAAACGATTTGCTCAATTTGAGCAGATTTATGGGGATTTGTCAAGCATGTTAAAG GTGGAACAAAGAAGGAAGGAAGCTTTATCTAGGACATCAGAAGATGTCGTATCGTCCTTAGAGAACACACTTTATGACGTTGTTTCTAGATATAATTATATGGATCTCTGGCCATGCTCATCAAAAGAATTGGATTACCTGTCAAGACAGGAG TGGCTTGCAAAGAACATGTCTAAGAAGGCTGACAGGTCAGTTATGTTAACTAGTGGTGGCGGTTCTACCTTAG ATAAAGGCACTATTGGAGTTGGTGCCAATGCGAAGTTATTGCCGCAGTCTACAAAAGTCATCCGTCCTGAGACTTCTCGAATGGTTATTTATGATCCTAGACAGATGAAAG GACCAGTGATTTCAGCCACATCCAGTGGGTACACAAAGGAGGTTGATGAAATATTCAAAATGCTTTCTCCACCACTCATGTCTTTCATCACAAATTTGCCTGCTATTGAAG GTCCATCACCAGATATAGACATTGTGCTTAGCGTTCTACTGCAAAGCACACTGCCAACAGGACATGATGTTGGCAAACCGTCTGCTCCAGTTCCTGGCCGTGCCACAACTGATATCTCAGGTCCCCGCAACCAAAATGGATCAGTTCGTAGACCTCCAAAAAGGAAGGCTGTTGAAA ggcaagaggaagaagacgcagCAGCAGCTGCGCAGAGTCGAGCCATGCCAGATATATTCAGGCTCAGGCAGATCCAGAGGAGCCGCGGTGGGGGCCCTGCTCAGTCTGGATCGGCGGCGATGTCCAGTGGAAGCATGTTTTCCGGGGAACAGTCAGCCAACAGCTCAAGCTAG